A window of Dorea formicigenerans contains these coding sequences:
- the fabG gene encoding 3-oxoacyl-[acyl-carrier-protein] reductase, translated as MEKKVAVVTGASRGIGAAIARELAVAGMYVVINYCGSEEKAQELKTEIEQNGGEASIYKCDVSDNVACKEFIGNVIAEYGHLDVLVNNAGITRDGLLMRMSEEDFDAVLDTNLKGAFHTIQAVSRQMLKQRSGRIVNISSVVGVSGNAGQANYAASKAGIIGLTKAVAKELGSRGITVNAVAPGFIDTDMTQSLPEKVVEATLAQIPLGKFGEPEQVAKAVAFLASEDASYITGQVLHVDGGMVM; from the coding sequence ATGGAAAAAAAGGTAGCAGTTGTGACAGGAGCTTCCCGTGGAATTGGTGCGGCAATCGCAAGAGAGCTGGCAGTAGCGGGCATGTATGTTGTGATCAATTACTGTGGCAGCGAGGAAAAAGCACAGGAATTAAAGACAGAAATTGAGCAAAATGGAGGAGAAGCTTCTATATATAAATGTGATGTTTCTGACAACGTGGCATGTAAAGAATTTATTGGAAATGTGATCGCAGAATACGGACATCTGGATGTGCTGGTGAATAATGCAGGTATTACAAGAGATGGTCTGTTGATGCGGATGTCAGAAGAAGATTTTGACGCTGTGTTAGATACGAATTTAAAAGGTGCATTTCATACGATCCAGGCAGTATCCAGACAGATGTTAAAGCAAAGAAGCGGGCGCATCGTGAATATTTCATCTGTAGTTGGTGTGTCTGGGAATGCAGGACAGGCCAATTATGCAGCTTCTAAGGCCGGAATCATCGGACTTACAAAAGCTGTGGCAAAAGAGCTTGGCTCCAGAGGAATTACTGTGAATGCAGTAGCTCCTGGATTTATTGATACTGATATGACGCAGAGCCTGCCGGAAAAGGTTGTAGAGGCTACGCTTGCCCAGATTCCTCTTGGAAAATTTGGAGAGCCTGAGCAGGTGGCAAAAGCAGTTGCATTTCTCGCATCGGAAGATGCTTCTTATATTACCGGACAAGTGCTGCATGTAGACGGCGGCATGGTAATGTAG
- the fabZ gene encoding 3-hydroxyacyl-ACP dehydratase FabZ: MKHLDIKQIQEIIPHRHPFLLLDYVEDYEPGEYAVAYKCVSYREEFFAGHFPQEPVMPGVLIVEALAQAGAVAILSEPENQGKVAYFGGIDKCKFKGKVVPGDKLRLETRIIRKKGPIGVGEAVATVDGKKVVSAVLTFAVG; encoded by the coding sequence ATGAAACATTTGGATATTAAACAGATTCAGGAAATCATACCTCACAGACATCCGTTTCTGTTATTGGATTATGTAGAAGATTACGAGCCGGGTGAGTATGCAGTGGCGTACAAATGTGTTTCCTACCGGGAAGAGTTCTTTGCCGGACATTTTCCACAGGAGCCGGTCATGCCGGGTGTGCTGATCGTGGAAGCGCTGGCACAGGCAGGTGCGGTAGCGATTTTAAGTGAGCCGGAGAATCAGGGAAAAGTCGCATATTTTGGCGGAATTGATAAATGCAAATTCAAAGGAAAGGTCGTGCCGGGGGACAAGCTTCGTCTGGAAACAAGAATTATCCGGAAAAAAGGACCGATTGGTGTCGGAGAGGCTGTCGCTACAGTGGACGGTAAAAAAGTAGTCAGCGCGGTACTGACATTTGCAGTAGGGTAG
- the fabD gene encoding ACP S-malonyltransferase, producing the protein MSKIAFIYPGQGAQKCGMGADFYENSASVRKLFDEAGEQLGLDMKALCFEENDLLDQTEYTQAAMVTTCLAMTEVLMERGVKPDITAGLSLGEYAAISVAGGLEPIDAIRLVRKRGILMQHTVPAGEGAMCAILGLDAEKIEAVTAEIEGVSVANYNCPGQIVITGKTKAVEKAAEHLKEAGAKRTVMLNVSGPFHSTLLLSAAKELEMELDKTEFHELMIPYITNVTAEAVTDVRKSPGLLVTQLTSSVRWQQSMEKMIADGVDTFIEIGPGKTLAGFMKKIDRSVKVCNVTTWEDLEKII; encoded by the coding sequence ATGAGTAAGATTGCATTTATCTATCCGGGACAAGGGGCGCAGAAATGTGGCATGGGTGCAGATTTTTACGAAAACAGCGCCAGTGTCAGAAAGCTCTTTGATGAAGCAGGCGAACAGCTGGGGCTGGATATGAAAGCATTGTGTTTTGAGGAAAATGATCTCTTAGACCAGACAGAATATACACAGGCGGCTATGGTAACAACATGCCTTGCCATGACAGAAGTTCTGATGGAACGTGGAGTAAAACCAGATATTACAGCGGGACTGAGCCTTGGCGAATACGCAGCCATCTCTGTGGCCGGCGGGCTGGAGCCGATCGATGCGATCCGCCTTGTGAGAAAACGTGGAATTTTGATGCAGCATACAGTTCCGGCAGGAGAAGGCGCTATGTGCGCGATTCTTGGATTAGATGCAGAGAAAATCGAAGCAGTGACAGCAGAGATTGAAGGTGTGTCTGTAGCGAACTATAACTGTCCGGGTCAGATTGTTATTACAGGAAAAACAAAAGCAGTTGAAAAAGCGGCAGAACATTTGAAAGAGGCGGGTGCAAAACGTACCGTAATGTTAAATGTTAGTGGTCCGTTTCATTCTACGCTCTTACTCTCGGCGGCAAAGGAACTGGAAATGGAGCTAGATAAGACAGAATTTCATGAGCTTATGATCCCTTATATTACAAATGTGACGGCAGAAGCAGTTACGGATGTTCGTAAGAGTCCGGGATTACTTGTGACACAGCTTACATCGTCCGTTCGCTGGCAACAGAGCATGGAGAAAATGATCGCAGACGGAGTTGATACATTTATCGAAATCGGGCCGGGCAAGACTTTGGCAGGATTTATGAAAAAGATCGACCGAAGCGTCAAGGTCTGCAATGTAACAACATGGGAAGATCTGGAAAAGATCATATAG
- the fabF gene encoding beta-ketoacyl-ACP synthase II has protein sequence MANNKVLKRRVVVTGLGAITPIGNSVAEFWDGIRKGKVGIGEITKFDTTDYKVKLAAEVKDFVPGDHMDKKAARRMEAFSQYAVAAAREAYEDSGLEIEKEDPFRAGVMIGSGIGSLQVAEQSYEKILTKGPARVNPLMVPLMISNMAAGNVSIQLGFRGKCSNVVTACATGTNCIGDAFRTIQYGDADMMLAGGTEGCVCPLGIAGFTALTALSASTDPLRASIPFDKDRDGFVLGEGAGVVMLEELEHAKARGAKIYAEVTGYGCTGDAYHITSPAEDGSGAAKAMELAMEEAQITPAQVDYINAHGTSTHHNDLFETRAIKKAFGEAAKDVVINSTKSMIGHLLGAAGGVEFITCVKSMEDGFIHQTVGTKEADEECDLNYAIGSPVEKEIKAAMSNSLGFGGHNATILIQKYEA, from the coding sequence ATGGCAAATAATAAAGTCTTAAAAAGAAGAGTGGTCGTGACCGGACTTGGTGCAATTACTCCAATTGGAAATAGTGTAGCTGAATTTTGGGACGGAATCCGCAAAGGTAAGGTTGGAATTGGTGAGATCACAAAGTTCGACACTACAGATTATAAAGTAAAACTGGCAGCAGAAGTCAAAGACTTTGTGCCGGGAGATCATATGGATAAAAAAGCAGCCAGACGTATGGAAGCATTTTCTCAATATGCGGTTGCAGCAGCCAGAGAAGCTTATGAAGATTCTGGACTGGAGATTGAAAAAGAAGACCCATTTCGCGCTGGTGTGATGATTGGTTCCGGAATTGGAAGTCTTCAGGTAGCAGAGCAGAGCTATGAAAAAATTCTGACCAAGGGACCGGCAAGAGTGAATCCGCTTATGGTGCCTTTGATGATTTCCAATATGGCAGCGGGAAATGTATCAATTCAGTTAGGATTCCGTGGAAAATGCAGCAATGTCGTAACTGCCTGCGCCACAGGAACGAACTGTATTGGTGATGCATTCCGTACAATCCAGTATGGTGACGCAGATATGATGCTTGCAGGAGGAACCGAAGGCTGTGTATGCCCACTTGGTATTGCCGGATTTACAGCACTGACAGCACTTTCTGCTTCTACCGATCCACTTCGTGCCTCCATTCCATTTGATAAAGACCGGGATGGATTCGTACTTGGTGAAGGTGCGGGAGTTGTAATGCTGGAAGAGCTGGAGCATGCAAAAGCGCGTGGGGCAAAAATTTACGCAGAAGTGACCGGTTACGGATGTACAGGGGATGCTTATCATATTACTTCTCCGGCAGAAGACGGAAGCGGTGCAGCGAAGGCAATGGAGCTTGCCATGGAAGAGGCCCAGATTACACCGGCACAGGTAGATTACATCAATGCCCATGGAACAAGTACCCATCACAATGACCTGTTCGAGACACGCGCCATTAAGAAAGCATTTGGCGAGGCAGCGAAAGACGTGGTGATCAACTCTACGAAATCCATGATCGGTCACTTGCTTGGAGCAGCAGGCGGAGTAGAATTTATTACTTGTGTCAAAAGCATGGAAGATGGATTTATCCATCAGACGGTCGGAACAAAAGAGGCCGATGAAGAATGTGACTTAAATTATGCAATTGGAAGTCCGGTAGAGAAAGAAATCAAGGCAGCCATGAGCAATTCACTTGGATTTGGCGGACACAATGCAACAATTTTAATTCAGAAGTATGAAGCGTAA
- the accB gene encoding acetyl-CoA carboxylase biotin carboxyl carrier protein: MDVEQLMKLIDKVSESDLTGFKYEENGIKLQLNKKENLVMGTTAAVQAVTPEAVKVTGASSKAATDLEEGVQKQTGTSEAAPVGNVVKAPLVGTFYAAPAEDAEPFIQVGDSVKKGQSVAIIEAMKLMNEIESDFDGTVTEILVKNGQAVEYGQPLFRIA, translated from the coding sequence ATGGATGTAGAACAGTTGATGAAACTGATTGATAAAGTCTCTGAGTCAGACCTGACTGGATTTAAATATGAAGAAAATGGTATAAAATTGCAGCTGAATAAGAAAGAGAACCTGGTGATGGGAACGACTGCGGCAGTGCAGGCTGTTACACCGGAAGCTGTGAAAGTTACAGGTGCTTCTTCTAAAGCAGCCACAGATTTAGAAGAAGGCGTACAGAAACAGACTGGGACATCTGAGGCGGCTCCTGTTGGAAATGTAGTCAAAGCTCCGCTTGTGGGAACATTTTACGCGGCTCCGGCAGAGGATGCAGAGCCATTTATTCAGGTTGGCGATTCCGTGAAAAAAGGTCAGTCGGTTGCAATTATTGAGGCCATGAAGCTGATGAATGAAATCGAGAGTGATTTTGATGGAACAGTCACGGAGATTCTTGTAAAGAATGGCCAGGCAGTAGAGTACGGCCAGCCATTATTCAGAATTGCGTAG